In Janibacter alkaliphilus, the following proteins share a genomic window:
- the msrB gene encoding peptide-methionine (R)-S-oxide reductase MsrB produces MEPTGRDYTVSKTDEQWREELSADEYAVLREAGTERPFVGEYTDTTTEGVYACRACGAELFTSQTKFESHCGWPSFYTPLAGDSVEYLQDDSLPGRPRVEVRCASCGSHLGHVFEGEGYETPTDQRYCINSIAMTLRPSA; encoded by the coding sequence ATGGAGCCCACCGGCCGCGACTACACCGTGAGCAAGACCGACGAGCAGTGGCGCGAGGAGCTCTCCGCCGACGAGTACGCGGTGCTGCGCGAGGCCGGCACCGAGCGCCCCTTCGTCGGGGAGTACACCGACACCACGACCGAAGGGGTCTACGCCTGCCGCGCCTGCGGCGCCGAGCTCTTCACCTCGCAGACGAAGTTCGAGAGCCACTGCGGGTGGCCGAGCTTCTACACCCCGCTGGCCGGGGACAGCGTGGAGTACCTGCAGGACGACTCGCTGCCCGGCCGGCCGCGCGTCGAGGTGCGCTGCGCCAGCTGCGGCAGCCACCTCGGGCACGTCTTCGAGGGTGAGGGCTACGAGACCCCCACCGACCAGCGGTACTGCATCAACTCCATCGCGATGACGCTGCGCCCCTCCGCGTGA
- a CDS encoding MerR family transcriptional regulator, translating into MSTSITAPDALGIAEVAATTGLSQDTLRWYEKEGLVPPVARDHAGRRRYDEATLRIIQLIVRLRRTGMPLAEIRSFGEMYLEGAASHSRRMALLTEHRTRVLEQLDQLRGDLAAVEDKIGHYAHLVDAGLDCDECLITDPTILTQQRSTT; encoded by the coding sequence ATGAGCACGAGCATCACCGCACCGGACGCCCTCGGCATCGCCGAGGTCGCCGCCACCACCGGCCTGAGCCAGGACACCCTGCGCTGGTACGAGAAGGAGGGGCTGGTCCCGCCGGTCGCGCGCGACCACGCCGGCCGTCGCCGCTACGACGAGGCCACCCTGCGGATCATCCAGCTCATCGTCCGGCTGCGCCGGACCGGGATGCCGCTGGCGGAGATCCGCAGCTTCGGCGAGATGTACCTCGAGGGCGCCGCCTCGCACTCGCGGCGGATGGCGTTGCTCACCGAGCACCGGACCAGGGTGCTCGAGCAGCTCGACCAGCTGCGCGGGGACCTGGCCGCCGTCGAGGACAAGATCGGCCACTACGCCCACCTCGTCGACGCCGGCCTGGACTGCGACGAGTGCCTCATCACCGACCCCACGATCCTGACCCAGCAGAGGAGCACGACATGA
- a CDS encoding aldo/keto reductase, giving the protein MSSTQDTSTTQTVARASLAEGLDVSRLGFGGMALSHVYGGTDDDSALATLHHAVDLGITFVDTADVYGEPRPGTTGPAGTNEELVGRLLAERRDEVQVATKFGITGAVGGGAPNATRGDREYVREAVEASLRRLGVERIDLYYMHRRELDRPIEETVAAMAELVAEGKVAHLGLSEVTADELRAAAAVHPIAAVQSEWSIWSRDVEQQVVPAAREVGAGFVPYSPLGRGFLTGTMTKESVAETFLAGEERYTAHFDANQQVVSVVREVGDEVGATPAQVALAWLWAKGEQLGLPVVPIPGTRRAARLEENAAAAGVSLTAEQVARLDAAGDLVVGTRNLSFNGPEWISSGREA; this is encoded by the coding sequence ATGAGCAGCACCCAGGACACGAGCACCACCCAGACCGTCGCCCGCGCTTCGCTCGCCGAGGGCCTCGACGTCAGCCGGCTCGGCTTCGGCGGAATGGCCCTCAGCCACGTCTACGGCGGCACCGACGACGACAGCGCGCTGGCCACGCTGCACCACGCGGTCGACCTCGGCATCACCTTCGTCGACACCGCCGACGTCTACGGCGAGCCGCGCCCGGGCACGACCGGCCCCGCGGGCACCAACGAGGAGCTCGTCGGCCGGCTGCTCGCCGAGCGCCGCGACGAGGTGCAGGTGGCCACGAAGTTCGGGATCACCGGCGCGGTCGGCGGCGGCGCGCCGAACGCCACCCGCGGCGACCGGGAGTACGTCCGGGAGGCGGTCGAGGCCAGCCTGCGCCGGCTCGGCGTCGAGCGCATCGACCTCTACTACATGCACCGGCGCGAGCTGGACCGGCCGATCGAGGAGACGGTGGCGGCGATGGCCGAGCTCGTCGCCGAGGGCAAGGTCGCCCACCTCGGGCTCTCCGAGGTCACCGCCGACGAGCTGCGGGCGGCGGCCGCGGTGCACCCGATCGCCGCGGTGCAGAGCGAGTGGAGCATCTGGTCGCGCGACGTCGAGCAGCAGGTCGTCCCGGCGGCCCGTGAGGTCGGCGCCGGCTTCGTGCCGTACTCGCCGCTCGGGCGCGGCTTCCTCACCGGCACGATGACGAAGGAGTCGGTCGCCGAGACCTTCCTCGCGGGGGAGGAGCGCTACACCGCCCACTTCGACGCCAACCAGCAGGTCGTCTCCGTGGTCCGGGAGGTCGGCGACGAGGTCGGTGCCACCCCGGCCCAGGTGGCGCTCGCCTGGCTCTGGGCGAAGGGGGAGCAGCTCGGCCTGCCGGTGGTGCCGATCCCGGGCACCCGTAGGGCCGCGCGGCTGGAGGAGAACGCGGCCGCCGCCGGGGTGAGCCTGACCGCCGAGCAGGTCGCCCGGCTGGACGCCGCCGGCGACCTGGTCGTCGGCACCCGCAACCTCTCCTTCAACGGCCCGGAGTGGATCTCCTCGGGGCGCGAGGCCTGA
- a CDS encoding acyl-CoA dehydrogenase family protein, with translation MSIHDDAERPIGRARGTDFFRIAEQLDDEEREIWQRTRRFVDDEVLPVINEHWERADFPRDLALRLGELGLVGDGIEGYGCPPLSPIANGLIHLELNRGDGSLGTFLGVQSGLAMRSISMLGSEEQKQRWLPAMARVEAIGAFALTEPDHGSDSVALETSARRDGDTWVLDGEKKWIGNGTIADVVVVWARDTEDEKVKGFLVEPAQTPGYRAERIDGKGSLRSVWQAHITLDGARVPESSRLPEARSFGDAGQVLAGTRNAVAWAALGHATAGYEIAVEYCSRREQFGKPLVSFQIVQHRLVKMLAEVCAMQLYCLRLGRLMDEDQLTDTIAAIAKMNNTSKAREVLSEARDLLGGNGILLENHVMRHMADMEALHTYEGTETIQTLIVGRAITGVGAFT, from the coding sequence ATGTCCATCCACGACGACGCCGAGCGACCGATCGGACGGGCCCGCGGGACCGACTTCTTCCGGATCGCCGAGCAGCTCGACGACGAGGAGCGCGAGATCTGGCAACGGACCCGCCGCTTCGTCGACGACGAGGTGCTGCCGGTCATCAACGAGCACTGGGAGCGGGCCGACTTCCCACGGGATCTGGCGCTGCGCCTCGGCGAGCTCGGTCTCGTCGGCGACGGCATCGAGGGCTACGGCTGCCCGCCGCTGAGCCCGATCGCCAACGGACTGATCCACCTCGAGCTCAACCGGGGCGACGGCAGCCTGGGCACCTTTCTCGGGGTGCAGTCCGGGCTGGCGATGCGCTCGATCTCGATGCTCGGCAGCGAGGAGCAGAAGCAGCGCTGGCTGCCGGCGATGGCCCGGGTGGAGGCGATCGGCGCCTTCGCGCTCACCGAGCCCGACCACGGCTCGGACTCGGTGGCGCTGGAGACCTCGGCCCGCCGCGACGGCGACACGTGGGTGCTCGACGGCGAGAAGAAGTGGATCGGCAACGGCACGATCGCCGACGTCGTCGTGGTCTGGGCCCGGGACACCGAGGACGAGAAGGTCAAGGGCTTCCTCGTCGAGCCGGCGCAGACCCCCGGGTACCGGGCCGAGCGGATCGACGGCAAGGGCTCGCTGCGCTCCGTCTGGCAGGCGCACATCACCCTCGACGGCGCCAGGGTGCCCGAGTCCTCGCGGCTGCCCGAGGCGCGCTCCTTCGGCGACGCCGGTCAGGTGCTCGCCGGGACGCGCAACGCGGTGGCCTGGGCGGCGCTGGGGCACGCCACGGCCGGCTACGAGATCGCCGTCGAGTACTGCTCGCGGCGCGAGCAGTTCGGCAAGCCGCTGGTGAGCTTCCAGATCGTCCAGCACCGGCTGGTGAAGATGCTCGCCGAGGTGTGCGCGATGCAGCTGTACTGCCTGCGCCTGGGTCGCCTCATGGACGAGGACCAGCTCACCGACACCATCGCCGCGATCGCCAAGATGAACAACACGAGCAAGGCCCGGGAGGTCCTCTCCGAGGCGCGAGATCTCCTGGGCGGCAACGGGATCCTGCTGGAGAACCACGTCATGCGGCACATGGCCGACATGGAGGCGCTGCACACCTACGAGGGCACCGAGACCATCCAGACGCTCATCGTCGGGCGGGCGATCACCGGCGTCGGGGCCTTCACCTGA
- a CDS encoding lamin tail domain-containing protein: MPRRTRALAAIAAAPLALTAALAIAPAASAASDDVLIAEVYGGGGNSGAPLRSDFVELANRSGEDVDLTGWSLAYYSANGTSAQATPLSGTIDAGGRYLVKQADGSNTSAPALPTPDATDDVRMSSSGARVVLHDPDGGEVDLLGWGGASTFEGSPAGSTSSTTSVARRDVCVDTDNNAGDFVVGAPTPQNGTTAPTTCEDGGDPEPDEPETVADIQGAHHLSPLDGQRVNDVDGVVTAVSRTGFWMQSLAPDDDEATSEGLLVYTRTAPDVAVGDRVSVDGAVDEYRPGGSSGWDNLTTTEIVGPQVTVTGTADVPDPVVLGEDRSAPPQTIEAEEVGSVEYAESAFRPERDAIDLYESLEGMHLGVRDATAVGPTNSYGELPVVPGGEVEATRTAWDGVVYGGYDRPNAMRVILDDHLTGSLPDANQGDTLPGLTTGVLDHDFANFKLHVLAEPTISTGPAEREVTTPERAQELSVAAFNVENLAPSNPQEKFDRLAGQVVTNLRSPDVIAVEEVQDASGPTDDGTVDSTATTDRLIAAIEAQGGPTYTAHWVNPADKADGGQPGGNIRNVMLVREGRGLDVVERDGGDPGRAAEVTTTASGRPALTTSPGRIAPDAAAFAGSRKPLVTELRYRGETVFVVAVHLSSKGGDDPLFGRWQQPVRSSEEDRHAQAREVRGFVDDLLAADPEANVVVAGDVNDFEFSETTDILVGSGRTAMTDLPRTLPASERWTYVYDGNSQVLDHILISPALTRPERSAAGPRGGWRPPWQRSSYRYDIVHTNAAFHDQDSDHDPQVVRLTLPRG, from the coding sequence GTGCCTCGACGCACCCGCGCCCTCGCGGCGATCGCCGCCGCCCCGCTCGCCCTGACCGCCGCCCTCGCCATCGCCCCGGCCGCCAGCGCCGCCTCCGACGACGTGCTCATCGCCGAGGTCTACGGCGGCGGAGGCAACTCCGGTGCCCCGCTGCGCAGCGACTTCGTCGAGCTCGCCAACCGCTCCGGCGAGGACGTCGACCTCACCGGCTGGAGCCTGGCCTACTACTCCGCCAACGGCACCAGCGCCCAGGCCACGCCGCTGAGCGGGACGATCGACGCCGGCGGGCGCTACCTCGTCAAGCAGGCCGACGGCAGCAACACCTCCGCGCCGGCGCTGCCCACGCCCGACGCCACCGACGACGTGCGCATGTCCTCCTCCGGCGCCCGGGTCGTGCTGCACGACCCCGACGGCGGCGAGGTCGACCTGCTGGGCTGGGGCGGCGCCTCCACCTTCGAGGGGTCTCCCGCCGGGTCGACGAGCAGCACCACCTCGGTGGCCCGCCGCGACGTCTGCGTCGACACCGACAACAACGCCGGGGACTTCGTCGTCGGCGCGCCCACCCCGCAGAACGGCACCACCGCGCCGACCACCTGCGAGGACGGCGGCGACCCCGAGCCCGACGAGCCGGAGACCGTCGCCGACATCCAGGGCGCCCACCACCTCTCCCCGCTGGACGGTCAGCGGGTCAACGACGTCGACGGTGTGGTCACCGCGGTGAGCCGCACCGGCTTCTGGATGCAGTCGCTCGCCCCGGACGACGACGAGGCCACCAGCGAGGGCCTGCTCGTCTACACCCGCACCGCGCCCGACGTCGCTGTCGGCGACCGGGTCAGCGTCGACGGCGCCGTCGACGAGTACCGCCCCGGCGGCTCCAGCGGCTGGGACAACCTCACCACCACCGAGATCGTCGGGCCCCAGGTCACCGTGACCGGCACCGCCGACGTCCCGGACCCGGTGGTGCTCGGTGAGGACCGCAGCGCCCCGCCGCAGACCATCGAGGCCGAGGAGGTCGGCAGCGTCGAGTACGCCGAGTCCGCCTTCCGCCCCGAGCGCGACGCCATCGACCTCTACGAGTCCCTCGAGGGGATGCACCTGGGCGTCCGCGACGCCACCGCCGTCGGCCCGACCAACAGCTACGGGGAGCTGCCGGTCGTCCCCGGCGGCGAGGTCGAGGCCACCCGCACCGCGTGGGACGGCGTGGTCTACGGCGGCTACGACCGACCCAACGCGATGCGGGTCATCCTCGACGACCACCTCACCGGATCGCTGCCGGACGCGAACCAGGGCGACACCCTGCCCGGCCTGACCACGGGCGTCCTCGACCACGACTTCGCCAACTTCAAGCTGCACGTGCTGGCGGAACCGACGATCAGCACCGGCCCGGCCGAGCGCGAGGTGACCACCCCGGAGCGCGCGCAGGAGCTGAGCGTCGCCGCCTTCAACGTCGAGAACCTCGCACCGAGCAACCCCCAGGAGAAGTTCGACCGGCTCGCCGGCCAGGTCGTCACCAACCTGCGCTCCCCCGACGTCATCGCCGTCGAAGAGGTCCAGGACGCCAGCGGCCCCACCGACGACGGCACCGTCGACTCCACAGCCACCACCGACCGGCTGATCGCCGCCATCGAGGCGCAGGGCGGCCCGACCTACACCGCGCACTGGGTCAACCCCGCGGACAAGGCCGACGGCGGTCAGCCCGGCGGCAACATCCGCAACGTCATGCTGGTGCGCGAAGGGCGTGGCCTGGACGTCGTCGAGCGCGACGGCGGCGACCCGGGCCGTGCCGCCGAGGTGACCACGACCGCCTCCGGACGACCGGCCCTGACCACCTCGCCGGGCCGGATCGCCCCGGACGCCGCCGCCTTCGCCGGCTCCCGCAAGCCGCTGGTCACCGAGCTGCGCTACCGCGGCGAGACCGTCTTCGTCGTCGCCGTGCACCTGTCCAGCAAGGGCGGCGACGACCCGCTCTTCGGACGCTGGCAGCAGCCGGTGCGCAGCAGCGAGGAGGACCGGCACGCGCAGGCCCGGGAGGTGCGCGGCTTCGTCGACGACCTGCTCGCCGCCGACCCGGAGGCGAACGTCGTCGTGGCCGGCGACGTCAACGACTTCGAGTTCTCCGAGACCACCGACATCCTCGTCGGCTCCGGGCGCACCGCGATGACCGACCTGCCGCGCACCCTGCCGGCCAGCGAGCGCTGGACCTACGTCTACGACGGCAACAGCCAGGTGCTCGACCACATCCTCATCAGCCCCGCCCTGACCCGTCCGGAGCGCAGCGCTGCCGGCCCGCGCGGCGGCTGGCGGCCGCCGTGGCAGCGCAGCAGCTACCGCTACGACATCGTGCACACCAACGCGGCCTTCCACGACCAGGACAGCGACCACGATCCCCAGGTGGTGAGGCTCACACTGCCGCGCGGCTGA
- a CDS encoding penicillin-binding transpeptidase domain-containing protein — translation MTTHAGPRRGRTVALAAVLVLALTAGLWVAQDWLVGDDEARAAADEVAAGITDGTLPAAAADTATAQRGLDEQLDGMGGLRPTVDVTDVDVDGDSATARLDVAWSLGGDGSDWTYTSELPLQRDDDTWRATVTPQVLVPALRQGERVRLTRDPAARGRILGRGGEVLVQERPVVRVGIDKTKVEPGDDVRSARDLAKAAGVEPGPFADAVEAAGDSAFVEAVVLREDDEDLAEVREAADDITGALLVDDELPLAPTRTFAAEILGRVGPATAEIVEESDGAVAAGDEVGLSGLQRTHEDTLGGQDGYRVEAVDSEDETRELTSAPVVDGQDLETTLASEQQNAAEDVLADVEPASAIVALDVTTGDVLAAANGPGSDGFATATEGRYAPGSTFKVVSALALLRGGATPETSLACPETITAGGRSFRNYSDFPDAGLGSTTLAEAIATSCNTALIGARDQITDGGLQDAAGSLGLTATPSLGVPAAQAQVPEAAADVDLAASVIGQGEVLSSPLGMATVAASVERGALVRPRLVPSEAASEEPSGIQELTSTEVGQLRSLMRGVVTEGTASFLADEGGDVIAKTGTAEYGDDDPPRTHAWMIAVQDEVAYAVFVEDGDGGAGTAGPLLEEHLAAL, via the coding sequence ATGACCACTCACGCCGGGCCGCGCCGCGGTCGGACCGTCGCGCTCGCTGCCGTGCTCGTTCTCGCGCTGACCGCCGGGCTCTGGGTCGCCCAGGACTGGCTCGTCGGTGACGACGAGGCTCGGGCCGCGGCGGACGAGGTCGCCGCCGGGATCACCGATGGCACGCTGCCGGCCGCTGCTGCCGACACCGCGACCGCGCAGCGGGGCCTGGACGAGCAGCTCGACGGGATGGGCGGCCTGCGACCGACGGTGGACGTCACCGACGTCGACGTCGACGGGGACAGCGCGACAGCACGGCTCGACGTGGCCTGGAGCCTCGGCGGCGACGGCTCCGACTGGACGTACACCAGCGAGCTGCCGCTGCAGCGCGACGACGACACCTGGCGCGCGACCGTCACGCCGCAGGTGCTCGTCCCAGCGCTGCGTCAGGGCGAGCGCGTCCGGCTCACCCGTGATCCGGCCGCGCGTGGCCGCATCCTCGGGCGCGGTGGCGAGGTGCTCGTCCAGGAGCGCCCGGTCGTCCGGGTGGGTATCGACAAGACGAAGGTCGAGCCCGGCGACGACGTGCGCTCCGCACGCGACCTCGCCAAGGCAGCCGGGGTCGAGCCCGGCCCCTTCGCCGACGCCGTCGAGGCGGCCGGCGACTCCGCCTTCGTCGAAGCCGTCGTGCTGCGCGAGGACGACGAGGATCTGGCCGAGGTGCGGGAGGCGGCCGACGACATCACCGGGGCCCTCCTCGTCGACGACGAGCTGCCGCTCGCCCCGACCCGCACCTTCGCCGCCGAGATCCTCGGTCGGGTCGGTCCGGCCACCGCCGAGATCGTCGAGGAGTCCGACGGGGCGGTCGCCGCCGGCGACGAGGTGGGCCTGAGCGGCCTGCAGCGCACCCACGAGGACACCCTCGGCGGCCAGGACGGCTACCGCGTCGAGGCCGTCGACAGCGAGGACGAGACACGAGAGCTGACCAGCGCACCCGTCGTCGACGGCCAGGATCTCGAGACGACCCTCGCCAGCGAGCAGCAGAATGCCGCCGAGGACGTACTGGCCGACGTCGAGCCGGCCAGCGCGATCGTCGCCCTCGACGTCACCACGGGCGACGTGCTCGCCGCGGCCAACGGCCCTGGCAGCGACGGCTTCGCCACGGCGACCGAAGGGCGGTACGCGCCCGGGTCCACCTTCAAGGTCGTCAGCGCGCTGGCCCTGCTGCGGGGCGGCGCGACCCCGGAGACGTCGCTGGCCTGCCCGGAGACGATCACGGCCGGCGGGCGCTCCTTCCGCAACTACAGCGACTTCCCCGACGCGGGCCTGGGCAGCACCACCCTGGCCGAGGCCATCGCGACCTCCTGCAACACCGCGCTCATCGGCGCGCGTGACCAGATCACCGACGGGGGTCTGCAGGACGCGGCGGGCTCCCTGGGTCTGACGGCAACCCCGTCGCTGGGTGTCCCGGCGGCCCAGGCGCAGGTGCCCGAGGCCGCGGCGGACGTCGATCTCGCGGCGTCGGTCATCGGTCAGGGCGAGGTACTCAGCTCGCCGCTCGGGATGGCGACCGTCGCCGCGAGCGTCGAGCGAGGTGCGCTGGTCCGGCCGCGCCTCGTGCCGAGCGAGGCGGCGAGCGAGGAGCCCTCGGGTATCCAGGAGCTCACATCGACCGAGGTCGGGCAGCTGCGCAGCCTCATGCGGGGTGTCGTCACCGAGGGGACCGCGAGCTTCCTCGCCGACGAGGGTGGCGACGTCATCGCCAAGACCGGCACCGCCGAGTACGGCGACGACGACCCCCCTCGGACGCACGCCTGGATGATCGCCGTGCAGGACGAGGTCGCCTACGCCGTCTTCGTCGAGGACGGCGACGGTGGCGCGGGGACGGCCGGTCCGCTGCTGGAGGAGCACCTCGCCGCGCTCTGA
- a CDS encoding LysR family transcriptional regulator has translation MDLVRHLRYFVTVAEERHFGHAADELGMTQPPLSQGIQRLERQWGVRLFDRGPRGVRLTPAGAALLPAARHVLAGVRDLGDDVSRVAAEVQPVRVALARDVAHAVPDLLTAAAQAVAPIPLVPLVVGTVDAVDHLGSQAVDLAVVVHPAVLDGVEPGPVRTLPRTMAVAAHVPGGVGEPGLPVAMTPRADNPPAHDQTVDALRRAGHDGRVREVRDLAEQRTLAAAGATCVLVPTTAVPAGLRPLPGVDVDLRLRLLRPRLAAADERREAAGAALQEQLDALD, from the coding sequence GTGGATCTCGTGAGGCACCTGCGCTACTTCGTGACCGTGGCCGAGGAGCGGCACTTCGGCCATGCCGCCGACGAGCTCGGGATGACCCAGCCTCCGCTCTCTCAAGGCATCCAGCGGCTCGAGCGGCAGTGGGGTGTGCGGCTCTTCGACCGTGGCCCTCGCGGTGTCCGGCTCACGCCGGCCGGAGCAGCGCTGCTGCCGGCCGCGCGGCACGTCCTCGCCGGGGTGCGCGACCTCGGTGACGACGTCTCCCGGGTCGCCGCCGAGGTCCAGCCGGTACGGGTCGCGCTGGCCCGCGACGTCGCGCACGCCGTGCCGGACCTGCTCACCGCCGCCGCGCAGGCCGTGGCGCCGATCCCGCTCGTGCCCCTCGTCGTCGGGACCGTCGACGCCGTCGACCACCTCGGCAGCCAGGCGGTCGACCTCGCCGTAGTCGTCCACCCCGCGGTGCTCGACGGTGTCGAGCCCGGGCCGGTCCGCACCCTGCCGCGGACCATGGCCGTCGCGGCGCACGTGCCCGGTGGCGTCGGTGAGCCGGGACTCCCCGTGGCGATGACCCCTCGCGCGGACAACCCACCGGCCCACGACCAGACGGTGGACGCCCTGCGCCGGGCCGGCCACGACGGACGGGTCCGCGAGGTCCGCGATCTCGCCGAGCAGCGGACGCTGGCCGCTGCCGGGGCGACCTGCGTCCTCGTCCCGACCACCGCGGTGCCGGCGGGTCTGCGCCCGCTCCCCGGCGTCGACGTCGACCTCCGCCTGCGGCTGCTCCGACCACGGCTCGCCGCCGCCGACGAGCGTCGTGAGGCGGCCGGGGCGGCGCTGCAGGAGCAGCTCGATGCGCTCGAC